Genomic segment of Kibdelosporangium phytohabitans:
CCGTGTTGCCCTTGTCCACCAGTCCGTTGATCACGCCGAGCAGCTTGCGGATGTCCTCGAAGTGCAGACCGGTCGTCGGCTCGTCCAGGATGTACACCGTCTTGCCGGTCGAGCGCTTCTGCAGCTCGCTGGCCAGCTTCACGCGCTGCGCCTCGCCGCCGGACAGCGTCGGCGCGGGCTGGCCGAGCCGGACGTAGCCGAGGCCGACGTCCACCAGGGTCTTGAGGTGCCGGTGGATCGAGGTGATCGGCTTGAAGAACTCGGCGCCCTCCTCGATCGGCATGTCGAGGACCTCGGAGATGGTCTTGCCCTTGTAGTGCACCTCGAGGGTTTCCCGGTTGTACCGGGCGCCCTTGCAGACCTCGCAGGGGACGTACACGTCCGGCAGGAAGTTCATCTCGATCTTGATCGTGCCGTCACCCGCGCACGCCTCGCAGCGCCCGCCCTTGACGTTGAACGAGAACCGGCCCGGCTGGTAGCCGCGGACCTTCGCCTCGGTCGTCTGCGCGAACAGCTTGCGGATGTTGTCGAACACGCCGGTGTACGTCGCCGGGTTGGACCGCGGGGTGCGGCCGATCGGCGACTGGTCCACCCGCACCAGCTTGTCCAGGTGGGCGAGGCCGTTGACCCTGGTGTGCCTGCCCGGCACCTGCCGCGCGCCGTTGAGCTTGTTCGCCAGCACCTGCGCGAGGATGTCGTTGACCAGCGTGGACTTGCCGGAGCCGGACACCCCGGTCACCGAGACCAAGCAGCCCAACGGGAACGACACGTCCAGGCCGCGCAGGTTGTGCTCACGCGCGCCGACCACGGTCAGCTGCCGCTTGCGGTCGATCGGCCTGCGGATCTCCGGAACCGGGATCTCCTTGCGCCGGGACAGGTACGCCCCGGTCATGGATTCCTTGTTCTTCAACAACTTCGACACCGGCCCGGAGTGCACGACCTTGCCGCCGTGCTCGCCGGCGCCGGGGCCGATGTCCACCACCCAGTCCGACGTCCGGATCGTGTCCTCGTCGTGCTCGACGACGATGAGCGTGTTGCCCAGGTCCCGCAGCCGGGTCAGCGTCTCGATCAACCGGTGGTTGTCACGCTGGTGCAGGCCGATCGACGGCTCGTCCAGCACGTACAGCACGCCGACCAGGCCGGAGCCGATCTGCGTGGCCAGCCGGATCCGCTGCGCCTCACCGCCGGACAGGGTGGCCGAGCCGCGGTCGAGCGACAGGTAGTCCAGCCCGACGTCGAGCAGGAACCGCAGCCGCGCCTGGATCTCCTTGAGCACCGCGCCCGCGATCATGGTCTCGCGCTGGCCGAGCTTGAGTCCTTCGAGGAACTCCGAGCAGTCGGACACGCTCATCGCGCAGACGTCCGCGATCGACAGGTCGCCCTGGGACTTGTGGTTCAGCGTGACCGCGAGGATCTCCGGCTTGAGGCGCGTTCCCTGGCACGCGGGGCACGGGACCTCCCGCATGTAGCCCTCGTAGCGCTCGCGCATCGCGTCGGACTCGGTCTGCTCCTGGCGGCGCTCCAGGAACGGGATCACGCCCTCGTAACTGGCGTAGTAGGACCGCTCACGGCCATAGCGGTTCTTGTAGCGCACGTGCACCTGGTCGTTCGTGCCGTGCAGGACCGCTTTCTGCGCCTTCGCCGGGAGCCGCCGCCACGGCGTGTCCATCCGGAAGCCGACGCTCTCGGCCAGCGAGGTCAACAGCCGGGTGAAGTACTCGGCCGTCTGCCCGCCCGCCCACGGCGCGATCGCGCCCGCGCCCAGCGACAGCTCGTCGTCCGGCACGATCAGCTCGGGGTCGACCTCCATCCGGACACCGAGGCCCGAGCAGGACGTGCACGCGCCGTACGGCGAGTTGAACGAGAACGACCGGGGCTCCAGGTCCTCGATCGCCAGCGGGTGGCCGTTGGGGCAGGCCAGGTTCTCGGAGAAACCGCGGTCGCGGTGCGGGTCGTTCTCGTCGAGGTCGACGAACTCCAGCACGACCAGGCCGTCGGCGAGGCGCAGCGCGGTCTCGACCGAGTCGGTCAGCCGCTGCTTGGCGCTCTTCTTCACCGTCAGCCGGTCGATCACGACCGCGATGTCGTGCTTCTCCTGCTTCTTGAGCTTGGGGACCTCGCCGAGCGGGTGGACGACGCCGTCGACCCGGGCGCGGGAGTAGCCCTGCGACTGCAGCGTCTGGAACAGGTCGATGTACTCGCCCTTGCGGCTGCGGATGACCGGCGCGAGGACCTGGAACTTCGTGCCCTCCTCCAGCGCGAGGACCTGGTCGACGATCTGCTGCGGCGTCTGCTTGCTGATCGCCTCGCCACACGTGGGGCAGTGCGGCTTGCCCGCGCGTGCGTAGAGCAGACGCAGGTAGTCGTACACCTCGGTGACTGTGCCCACAGTCGACCGCGGGTTGCGGCTCGTCGACTTCTGGTCGATGGACACCGCGGGCGAGAGGCCCTCGATGAAGTCGACATCCGGCTTGTCCATCTGGCCGAGGAACTGCCGGGCGTACGCCGACAGCGACTCGACATACCTGCGCTGCCCCTCGGCGAAGATGGTGTCGAACGCCAGGCTCGATTTCCCGGACCCGGACAGCCCGGTGAACACGATGAGGCTGTCCCTCGGCAGGTCGAGATCGACGCTCCGCAGGTTGTGCTCGCGGGCACCGCGAACCACGAGACGGTCGGCCACAAGGGGTCCCTTCGGTGTTGACATCGGGGCGAGCGCTCTCGAATATGCGTTCGATCGAGGCTGCCGCGACCATGTTAGGCCGGGGGTCCGACAAAACCGATTTGGAGTCTCCCCCACGGCTGGTGATCTACCCGTACCCTGGTCGTCATCAGCTCATCGTGAGCGCCATGTTGCTCAGCGAAGTCGGGACACGACACATGACTGAACCACGTGTATCGCAACGAACGGCCACCCCGGACGATTCCCTGCCAGGTCCCCGCAGCGCACTGTCCGCAGCCGAGTACGCCGAGCTCGGGACGGCCTCCGCCAGGCTGACGACCGAGCTGCTGACGGGTGTCGTCGAGGCGCTCGACGACCCTGCGATGAGACGGCCGAGCCTGCTGCCCGGCTGGACGAGGGCGCACGTGGTGACGCATCTCGCCCGCAACGCCGACGCGCTCGTGAACCTGCTCACCTGGGCCCGCACCGGCGTCGAGCACCCGATGTACGCCAGCAGGGCCGACCGGGACGCGGACATCGAAGAAGGGGCGCACAGGATCACGCAGGTCCTGAGGGAGGACCTGACGGCGGCGGTCGAGAGATTTTTTGACGCTCTCACTCATATGGATGACATTTCGTGGGGCAAATCGGTCGTACTGGCCACGGGGCGGCAGATCACGGCGTGCGAAGTGCCGTGGCTGCGGTGGCAGGAGACGGCGGTGCACACGGTCGACCTCGACGGCGGGATCGGGTTCGCCGACCTGCCGGACGGGCACGTCGAGCGGCTGCTCGACCAGATCGTCGGCGAGTTCGCCCAGCGGACCGACGTACCGCCGGTGCGCCTGCGGGTGGACCTCGCCGACGGGCGTCAGCGCGACTGGGAACTGGCGGCGGCCAAGGACTCCCCGGACGTGGGCGGACCGGCGCCGACCGTGCTGGCCTGGCTGATCGGGCGAGGAGACGGCACCGGGCTGGCGGGAGACCTGCCGGCCTTACCGGCCTGGCTCTGAGTCAGCAGGCGGTGCATCGGCCGCTCGACGAACTTGGTGAGCAGCCAGCCGAGCACGACGGCCATGGCGAACGACGCGGCGAACCGCTCGAACGGCGGGGCGCCGACGTCCAGCAACGCGCGGGCGAGGATGAACCCGAGCTCCTGGTGGACGAGGTAGACGCCGAAGGAGATGCCGGCGAGCCACGTGATGGCAGGCGCGAGCCTGCGTACAAGAAGAATGTCCCAGTCAGGCCCACCAGCGGCGGCGCAGACGAGAAGCAGCACGACACCGAAGGCGATCGTGGACGGCGTGTCGCTGAAGTACGCGTGCGCGTCCTGCGCGACCAACGCGGCGGCGATGTAGACGCCGAGATGCCAGCCACGCAGCCGACCGGTCGACCACAACCAGACGGCGATACCCACACCGAACAAGTGCACGCGATGCAACGCGAGACCGTCGAACACGGACTTGACCCACTGTGGGGCGTCGTCACCGCGGACGGTGAACCGCAGCACCACAGGAACGATCACCAACGACCACAGCCAAACCGGGGCGTTGCGCGTGTTGAGCCACTTGCGCGGGAAGAGGAACGCGGCGATGGCGAACGCGACGATCTGGACGGGCAGGGTCCAGTAGGCGGCGTCGATCCAGTGGAAGCTGGGCGCCCAAGCCTGGACCATGAGCAAGTTGCCGACCAGGTCGTGCCCAGTGGGCAGATACCACGGATACGGGGTGGGCGTGCCGGAAACAGGCACGCCGAACAGCCAACTACCGTCCGCGTACGCGTAGCCGTTGAAGACGGTCACGGCGATCCGCGAGACGGCGTAGGTGGCGACGACAGCGACGAGGTACGCGGGAACCAAGCGGGCGATCCGGTTCCACAGCCAGCGATGACGGCCGATGGTGACGCACACGAAGAAGGCGGAGATCACCAGCATGGTGCTGGCACCGAACTGAAGCGGTAAAGAGAAGAGGTACCCGCCCAGCTCAGGGTGGTTGATCTGGGATTGGTGGGTGATGTGTTCGACCACGACGGCGAACACGGCGAACACCCGCAGGATGTCCCAGCTGATCCGGCGCGTCGACCGTCTGGGAGGCGGCGTGGCCTCCGCGTCGGTCGCAGAAAGTGTGGTAGTCACGAGCTCGCAGTGATCGGCGGACAAGGACGACTTCGTGATCGGAGCGTAATTCGCCAACCTGTGAAGACACTGAGCAGGTCCTGAAGGACTACTGTCGGCGACCGTGGACGTTGTCGAGAACTACACGGGTCATGTGGATCCAGGCGGCGCGGCCGCCAGGCGCACCCTCGAGAAGCTGACGATAAGCAAGCTGTCCGTCGGGCCGATGGACAACAACGCGTACCTCCTGGTCTGCAACGCCAGCAGGGAAGCGTTGTTGATCGACGCGGCGAACGATCCGGAGAGGATCGAAGACCTCATCGGACACGACCGCAACCGCCCAAGGCTGCGAACGATCGTGACGACCCACCAACACCCCGACCACTGGCAAGCCCTCGGCGCCATCGCGGGCGCGAACGGCGCGAACACAGTGGCCCACGCCCTCGATGCTGACCCCCTACCAGTACCCCCTGACGTGTTCGTGAAACATGGCGACACGATCGAGGTGGGCGAATGCACACTGGAAGTGATCCACCTGCGAGGCCACACCCCCGGCTCGATCGCCCTGCTCTACCGCGATCCCAGCGGCCACCCGCACCTGTGGACCGGCGACTCCCTGTTCCCCGGCGGTCCTGGGCGGACAACAAACCCAGAAGACTTCAACAGCCTGATCAACGACCTGGAGGCACGGATCTTCGGCGAACTGCCGGACGACACGTGGTTCTACCCCGGCCACGGGGACGACTCGACCTTGGGCGAAGAGCGCCCCAAGCTCGACGAGTGGCGTTCTCGCGGCTGGTGAGACGTTCCGAACGGGGCTGCCTGACATGTAGGCGGCCCCGTTTGCTGTAGGGCAGCAGTCGGGGCCATGACCGGACGATGGAGGTCCGATCATGCAGCACCGTATCGCCCCGCTGAACCGTGCACCACGGCGCATCCGTCCACCGTTCGATGTGGACAGTTACGAGCCCGACCCCTACCGGTTCGGCGAGACCAACGACCAATGGCGTGCTCGTCGCCACGCCGACCGGGTAGCAGCTCTGCTCGAACCACTCGATGGTGTCGACCTTGGCGCCTATGACCGCCGCATCATCGACTGGCTGGCCGACTGGGACATCGAGACCGTCGGCACCATCGCCTCGTTGATCTACCGTGCTCGCGCTGTCGACGCTCCGGAGAGCGTCCGGTGAGCATCGAAGCAATCTTCTGGGCGCTGAACAAGGCACCCATCCCAGGCGACCGTCGCGACGCGTCCAGCCTCGCGATCGTCCTCGTCGGCTTGGCCAACCATGCGGACCCAGACGGCAAGAACGCCTTTCCAGCCGTCTCCACCTTGGTCCGCTACACCCGCCTGTCGGAGCGGTCGGTGCAGTACGCCTTGCGCGCGCTGGAAGACCTCGGGCTCATCAAACCGTCCGACCCGGAGATCGTAGCCGCCTACGTGAAGCGAGCTGATCGGCGTCCGAAGGGCTGGGACCTGGTTATCCACAGCGGGGCGCAGACACTGCACCCCGCTGAACAACACGAGGTGCAAACTCGGCACGACGGGGTGCAAACAACGACGTCACGGGGTGCAGAGCTTGCACCCGAACCTTCCCTTAACCGTCCAAAGAACCGTCCTTCGCGCGAGCGCACCCAGCAGGGCGCTCGCGTGCCTGTGCCGTGCGGCCAGTGCGACGCTCGGCCCAGAGACCCGATCTCCGCCAGGGTCGTGTGGCTCGACGCGGAGCGGAGCCGGTCGCGCATGTGTCCTCGTTGCCATCCGAACGCCCTGCTGGAGGCAAGCCGATGAGCGCGCCCACCGTCGACGAAGGTCTGGTCCACCGGGTTCGTGTTCTCCTCGCCGAGGCGGAAGCTGAAGGTCGTCCGCGTCCCGGCCGCCCAACATTGACCAGGCTGACCGGTGCCACGGATCACCAGGTGCGCAAAGTGCTGGCGGCGTTGGAGAAACCGTCCGCCAGCGAGAGCACCAACGTTGACCAGACTCTCACGGCCTCGACCAGCAACCCCATGACGCCTGTCCTTACCCGCCAGTCTCGGCCATGGCCGCTGATCCTGATCGGGCTGGCCGCAGCGGTAGCTGTGTGGGGCGGGTGGGTCGATTTGGGACAGCTGACCGGCTTCGGAATGGTGCAGCCACTCCCGGGCCTATTCGACAAGCTTCGGATCAACACCGCGATCGTGCTCCCACTGGGCATCGAGGCTTACGGTGGCTACGCACTGCGCACCTGGTTGTCCTCAGCCTCATTGTCCGACCGCACTCGGCTGTTCGCCCGCTGGTCAGCGATCGCCAGCCTGGTGGTCGGCGCTACGGCGCAGGTGGCCAGCCACCTGATGCGCGCCGCGCACCTCACCAGCGCCCCGCCGCTCGTCACGGTCCTCGTGGCGTGCGTTCCGGTGCTGGTGCTGGGTCTGGCGACCGGATTGGCGACACTGGTGAAGCGAGACACCGGGGCTGGTGGTGAGGGGTGACCAGATGCCTGGGCAGGTGGTTCTTGTGCGGTTGACGTGGTGTTGGTGGTTCTTTCTGTCGCATGGACGATCTGGGACAGCTCGTCGATGGGAAGCCGGATGCTGAGGGTGACGCCGTCGATGTCCCGGTGCAAGCGTTACTTCGATGCCAGCCGGCCGCGGATCGCAACTTACTACCCAAGGACGTGAGCGATGGCGAGGGCGATTCGCTCGATCCAGTCGATGGCGTCCGTAGCCTCCGCGTCCGAGATAGGTCGCCGGCGCTTGAGGTCGCCGTCCAACAGGTCAGCGTCATGGGCGATCTTGTTACGGCGCTCAGTGATGGAGTTGTACTGCTGCTTCAGAGTCTGCGCGTTCATGGACGTGCGACCGTGGTTCCACTCGTTCAGCTTGGCTGCTGCCTTGGCCCAGATGTCCTCCTCCGAGACCAGCTTGAGTGCCTCACTGATCTTGCGTGGGTTCTGGAGGGCCGCGTTTGACCACTTCGCCCTGACGTGCTCCGAGACAGCATCGGCGAGCGTAGTAGTTTCTCGCCGTACCTCCTCCACCTTCACCAGCGGCAGCTCAAACTTGGAGAGCTGGTAAGGCATCGCGGGGCTGTCCTCAGCGGTCAGCTCGGCGACTCGGCGGTACAGCTCCTCGTGGAACCAGTGGTCGATGGCGCTGACAGCCTGCACCCACGCGGCCCGGTAGAAGTCGCCGATGTCGATAACGGGAGACTGGAAGGCGGCCAAGCTGCGACCTGCCAGGATCATCTTCCGGGCGTACTCGATGTTATTCAGGAACGCCCGGAACTCACGAGTCTGCGGATGTGCGTTGGTCATCGGGCTCCCCATCCCGTCGATTGATCGACATCACGATGCCGGTGAATGCAGGGGCAGGGCAACTCGATTCGCGTCACCCTGCTTCATCTGGCGAGATCGCATCGATGTCGGCTGGAACTTCACCACCGAGGGCCTCCGCGATGGCTGCGAACTCGCTCAGCGCAGCCTGTAGGTCCTCTACAATCTCCTGCGCGATTACCTCGGGCGGCAGCAGGCTATCGGCGTCGTCGAGGGCGGGGTCCTTCATCCAGGTGATGTCGAGGTTGACCTTGTCACGAGCGATGAGTTCCTCGTAGTCGAAGGACTTGAAGCGCTCCGACTCCACCCGCTCGTTGCGCGGTTTGCCTGGCAGGTACGCCTCGACGAACTCGTCCAGATCCGCTCGGCCCAGCGGGTGCTGCTTGAGAGTGAAGTGCTTGGCAGTACGGAAGTCGTACACCCAGAGCTTCGAGGTGTTGGGCGCGCCGCCGCTGCGGGGCGGCTTCTTTTCGAAGAACAGGACGTTTGCCTTGACACCGCCCGCGTAGAAGATGCCGGTGGGCAGACGCAGGATGGTGTGCAGGTCGAATTCTTCAAGCAGACGGCGGCGCACCTTCTCGCCCGCACCGCCTTCGAAGAGCACGTTGTCCGGGAGGACAACAGCCGCTCGGCCGTCCATTTCCAGCAGAGACATAATGTGCTGAAGGAAGTTGAGCTGCTTGTTGGTCGTGGTGGCACGGAAGTCATCCCGCTCGTAGGAGATATCTTCCCTCTCCGCCTTGCCGTCCGTGCCGACCACAGTGATCGCGGACTTCTTGCCAAACGGCGGGTTGGCGAGGACGAGCGAGGCATGCCGGCGAGGCTGTTCGGCGAGGGCATCACCTACGGTGATAAGGGAGCGGCCGTCGGCGTCACCAATTCCGTGCAGCAGCATGTTCATGGCGGCGAGGCGGGCCGTCCCGGTGACCAGCTCGTTGCCCCAGATCTTGCCGGACCCGAGCGCGAGGCGCTGCTCGCGGGAGAGATCCCGCATGTGATTCTCGCGGATGTAGTGGTGCGCGGCGATGAGGAAGCCACCAGTGCCGCAGGCAGGGTCGGTGATCGTGTCGTCGGGCTGCGGTTGCATCACATCGACCATGGCGTCGATGAGTGCACGGGGCGTGAAATACTGGCCAGCCCCGGTCTTGGTGTCTTCAGCGCCTTTAGCGAGCAGACCCTCGTACGCATCGCCCTTGAGATCCGTGCCCTGGATCGTCCAGTCCTCCTTGCCGATCAGGTCGACAACAAGCTTTTCGAGGAGTGCAGGCTCGGTGATCCGGTTCTGCGACTTGGCGAAGATCGTGCCGAGGGTGGTTCCAGGGTTCTTCGCGAGAACTTCGAGGGTTTTGCGATAATGGACTTCAAGATCGATACCCTTGAGGCGGACGAGCGACTGCCAGTCGTACGGCGCCGGTACGACTGTCTTTGCCTCTTGCTCGGTGAACGGGTCGGAGGCAATCTCATCAGCCATCTTGAGGAAGAGCAAATACGAGAGCTGCTCGACGTACTCAATAGTGGACAGACCGTTGTCCCGAAGGACGTTGCAGTAGTTCCAGAGCTTGGAGACCAGCGCGTTGGTCTGGGCGTGAGCCTGGGCGGGGGATGCGAGGGTCACAGCGGAAGCTCCTGCTGAACGGCGGTGGCGGGTGCGGGCGGAATGTCTGTGGTGGCCTCGGCCTTGCGGGGTCGCCGGGAAATATGTTTGGCCTTGCCAACTTTGGACTCACGCTCAGCGCGAATACTGTCGAGGAGCACGGATGCGGGCTCGTCGGCGGGATTCTGCGGGACAATATTACCGGTGAAGGCACGGTTGAGAATTGCCTGACGTAGCACGCGTGCCCGACTCAAAGAACCGTTAGGTCCGCTCAGAAAAGCGCGAACGCTCTCCAGATTGGAGACTTTCGCGTCCAGCCTCTCCACAATCCGAATCTGTTCCGCGCGGGAAGGAAGGGGAACTTTCCATGCCGCTAGTTTTGCAGAGCCGAGATGATGGATTCCTACACCGCGCACGCCTTTGCGAAATTCTCCACTTAGCGCCTCACTTCGCAAGAAGTGAAGCAAAAACTGCGGGTTAACACCCTCTCGGGGGCGCACGCGGATTAGGGTGTTCTGAAAACAGCAGTCTTCGATTTCATTGTTCCAGATGGCGGGTTTTCCCACTTCGCCAGGGCTGCCGGATGCCTCGCTAAGAATAATATCTCCCGCATGTAGACGATAGATCTCTGCCTCTTTATCTGTAAAATTCATTTTGTTGACATCGTCTAGTGCGAGTCCCTGCCAACTGACGTTCGCGGCGCGAAGGTACGGGCGCATCTGGTCGCCTGTATGATTTTTGGGGGATCTTTGCCTGCCTAGTCTCACGTCTGCAAGCTCGGAAAGCTGCACCATAGGTGCCCCAGTCTGACGCAGTTCTGCTTGCATAACTCGAGGCAACAGGGCTTTGAAGCGGTTAGCGCATGACGCAACTAGGCTGCTGGCGGCGTCGAGACGTGAGAGTTGACCTTCGAGGTTTTCGACGATTTGGTTCTGCTCCGCGAGTGGCGGGATGGGGATGGGCCATGCCTTTAGGATTGCCTGGCTGATATTTGGCTGCGCCCCACCTTTTCCGGTTTTTCTGAGGTCTTCGCGCTGTGCCCGCAAGTACCAAAATAGAAATTTTTTGTCGATAAGATTCTCGTTTGGAGTTGCGAACGCTACTGCTTGATTGGTGGTGAGTGGCCGTTCGGTAATAGCTAGCTTACCGATCGTCGCGCCGTACATGGCAATCAAGACGGACCCCTCGGGAACCCATTTTGCAGAGCTTGAGTTCAGGCCCTCAGTGGTGATGGTTGATGTGGATGCGCGTATTGGCTCGTCGTTCAGGTCGCCGCTGACTACCCAAGGGATATCTCCACCGTAGTAGCGAGAGACGCCACTCTTGGGGGTTCCGCCGCTGCCCCACCTAGCTACATCACCCAATGTGGCCCAGGTCCACCCAGTCGGAAGTGTCACTTTCTTCAACCTGCTCAAGCTAGTTCCCGATTCAGATCACTCAACAAAGACCGAACATCCCGCCCCGCGAACGCGTGTGCAAAGCCGCGCCCTCCGCCCTTGCCTTTGAAGGGCTCGGCGTTGAACTCGGCCGGGCTGATACCGACGTCGCTCGCTACCACGTCCCTGATGGCCCGCAGCCACCACAACTGTTCCTCGGAGAAGGAGGCTCCCGCTTGACGCTGCTTGAGCAGCCAACCTTCAAAGCGTTCCTCCACCAGCGACCGGTATGGCTTCAGCTCGTCGTCTACGCCCAGTTCGTACCGGATGAGGGAGATGAGGTCAGGCACGCCTGCCTCTTTCCCTGGGTAGTGGGCTGCTTTGCCCAGGTCCTCGTAGAAGACCCACAACGACTGCGGAGTCCATGCGTAGTCCGGACGTCTAATTTCGTGTGCGAGTTCCTTCAACGACGCGTACGCCTCCGCAGGTGACACGGAGCGTGGACTGGTGAGCACGATGTCGATAGCGGCGAGCCGGTTACGGTTCTCCTTCAGGAGTTGGCTCCACCGGTCGACCTGCTCCCTGGCCCGCTCCTCGCGCGGGACCTCGACCAGGTCGATTACCTGAACAGGGGTGAATTCGTCGAACAGGTAGTCTTTGTCTCGCCGGATCTCCATGATGTGCCGTCGCAGCTCGGGATGCTCGGTCAGCGGGGCGATCGCGTTCTCGATCAACTGCCGGGCCGCAGCCTGACCGCCTTCCTCCAGCGCTCGCTCCTGCCGATCGGGGTCTACCGCGTTGACGATGGCGCCTGCGATCTCCGACAGGGTCCGCCCGCCGGCTGCCCGGGTCAGTAGGTCCCGCTCCTCGTCAGTCAGCTGCTGGTTGAGGCGCGCCAGCCGCCCCGCCATGATCTCGGCCTCGCTCGCGCTGATCGACTTCGTGCCAGCTTTGTCGAGCAGCTTTGCCAGCGAGACCTGCCGCTCGCCTGCCGGTACCAGCGGCTTCGCATCGACCAGCGGAGAATCTGTCACGCCCACCGCGTCCACGAGCACGAAACGGTCCTTGCGCACTGAATCGTCCGCGTCCGGGGTGACCTCTTGGAGCTCCGTCGGATCGATGGTCCGAGCGCCGCGGCCCTTCATCTGCTCGAACAGCACCGCGCTACGGACTTCACGCATGAAGATTACGCACTCCAGCGCCTTGATGTCGGTACCGGTTGCGATCATGTCTACCGTGACGGCAACCCGCAGCCGAGGCGAGGTCCGCAACGAGCGGATCAACTCGTTCGGGTCCTCGCCGGCTTGGCGGCTCTTGTACGTGATCTTCTTCGCAAAGTCGTCCCCGCGCCCGAACACGTCCTTGACCTGCGCGAGGACATCCTCGGCATGGTCCTCGCCGATCGCGAAGATCAAGGTCTTCGGCAGCTCGGTTCGACCAGGGAACCAGCGCCGCCAGTTGTCTCGGTAGGCGATGAGAACCGCCCTGATCTCATCAACCGTGACCACTGTCCGGCCGATTTGCCCAGTCGTGTACGTGAAATCGTCGGCCAGTTCCTGGTAGCGCTGCCGCCGGGTCTTCCGGTCCTTGACGCGAACGGTCGTTCCGGCCTCGATCGTTGCCGCGCCCTTCTCCCGCAGGTCTGTTCGCATCCGCACGACGTCGAAGTCGACGTTCACCCCGTCCGCGACCGCTTGCGGATAGGTGTACTCGGAAACCAGGTTGCGGCCGAAGAAGCCGAGTGTTTGGAGCGTCGGGGTGGCGGTCAGACCGACCAAGTGCGCGTCGAAGTACTCCAGCACTCCCCGCCACAGACCGTAGATCGAGCGGTGGCACTCGTCCACGATGATCATGTCGAAGGACTCGATCGGCACTGCGGGATTGTAGGAGACTTCAATGGGTTGGTCCGTGGCGTACGTGTCCTCGTAGGCCAGGCTGTCTCCGGCCTCATCCGAGGGATCATCGTCGACGAGTGCCTCGTTGCGTAGCAGCGAGTACATCTTCTGGATGGTGCAGATGACGACTGACGAGGTGTCCTGAAGCCCCGCGGCGCCGAGCCGGTCGACGTTGTAGATGTCGGAGAGTTTGCGTCCGTCATCGGGAGTGGTGAACTTGCGAAACTCGTCGTAGGCCTGCTTGCCCAGGTTGTTGCGGTCGACGAGGAACAGGATCCGGCGCGCCTTAGCGTGTTTGAGCA
This window contains:
- the uvrA gene encoding excinuclease ABC subunit UvrA; the encoded protein is MADRLVVRGAREHNLRSVDLDLPRDSLIVFTGLSGSGKSSLAFDTIFAEGQRRYVESLSAYARQFLGQMDKPDVDFIEGLSPAVSIDQKSTSRNPRSTVGTVTEVYDYLRLLYARAGKPHCPTCGEAISKQTPQQIVDQVLALEEGTKFQVLAPVIRSRKGEYIDLFQTLQSQGYSRARVDGVVHPLGEVPKLKKQEKHDIAVVIDRLTVKKSAKQRLTDSVETALRLADGLVVLEFVDLDENDPHRDRGFSENLACPNGHPLAIEDLEPRSFSFNSPYGACTSCSGLGVRMEVDPELIVPDDELSLGAGAIAPWAGGQTAEYFTRLLTSLAESVGFRMDTPWRRLPAKAQKAVLHGTNDQVHVRYKNRYGRERSYYASYEGVIPFLERRQEQTESDAMRERYEGYMREVPCPACQGTRLKPEILAVTLNHKSQGDLSIADVCAMSVSDCSEFLEGLKLGQRETMIAGAVLKEIQARLRFLLDVGLDYLSLDRGSATLSGGEAQRIRLATQIGSGLVGVLYVLDEPSIGLHQRDNHRLIETLTRLRDLGNTLIVVEHDEDTIRTSDWVVDIGPGAGEHGGKVVHSGPVSKLLKNKESMTGAYLSRRKEIPVPEIRRPIDRKRQLTVVGAREHNLRGLDVSFPLGCLVSVTGVSGSGKSTLVNDILAQVLANKLNGARQVPGRHTRVNGLAHLDKLVRVDQSPIGRTPRSNPATYTGVFDNIRKLFAQTTEAKVRGYQPGRFSFNVKGGRCEACAGDGTIKIEMNFLPDVYVPCEVCKGARYNRETLEVHYKGKTISEVLDMPIEEGAEFFKPITSIHRHLKTLVDVGLGYVRLGQPAPTLSGGEAQRVKLASELQKRSTGKTVYILDEPTTGLHFEDIRKLLGVINGLVDKGNTVIVIEHNLDVIKCSDWIVDMGPEGGSGGGTVVAEGTPEDLADVKESYTGQFLRQVLEV
- a CDS encoding MBL fold metallo-hydrolase, with product MDVVENYTGHVDPGGAAARRTLEKLTISKLSVGPMDNNAYLLVCNASREALLIDAANDPERIEDLIGHDRNRPRLRTIVTTHQHPDHWQALGAIAGANGANTVAHALDADPLPVPPDVFVKHGDTIEVGECTLEVIHLRGHTPGSIALLYRDPSGHPHLWTGDSLFPGGPGRTTNPEDFNSLINDLEARIFGELPDDTWFYPGHGDDSTLGEERPKLDEWRSRGW
- a CDS encoding helix-turn-helix domain-containing protein → MSIEAIFWALNKAPIPGDRRDASSLAIVLVGLANHADPDGKNAFPAVSTLVRYTRLSERSVQYALRALEDLGLIKPSDPEIVAAYVKRADRRPKGWDLVIHSGAQTLHPAEQHEVQTRHDGVQTTTSRGAELAPEPSLNRPKNRPSRERTQQGARVPVPCGQCDARPRDPISARVVWLDAERSRSRMCPRCHPNALLEASR
- a CDS encoding acyltransferase family protein — protein: MTTTLSATDAEATPPPRRSTRRISWDILRVFAVFAVVVEHITHQSQINHPELGGYLFSLPLQFGASTMLVISAFFVCVTIGRHRWLWNRIARLVPAYLVAVVATYAVSRIAVTVFNGYAYADGSWLFGVPVSGTPTPYPWYLPTGHDLVGNLLMVQAWAPSFHWIDAAYWTLPVQIVAFAIAAFLFPRKWLNTRNAPVWLWSLVIVPVVLRFTVRGDDAPQWVKSVFDGLALHRVHLFGVGIAVWLWSTGRLRGWHLGVYIAAALVAQDAHAYFSDTPSTIAFGVVLLLVCAAAGGPDWDILLVRRLAPAITWLAGISFGVYLVHQELGFILARALLDVGAPPFERFAASFAMAVVLGWLLTKFVERPMHRLLTQSQAGKAGRSPASPVPSPRPISQASTVGAGPPTSGESLAAASSQSR
- a CDS encoding type I restriction-modification system subunit M, translating into MTLASPAQAHAQTNALVSKLWNYCNVLRDNGLSTIEYVEQLSYLLFLKMADEIASDPFTEQEAKTVVPAPYDWQSLVRLKGIDLEVHYRKTLEVLAKNPGTTLGTIFAKSQNRITEPALLEKLVVDLIGKEDWTIQGTDLKGDAYEGLLAKGAEDTKTGAGQYFTPRALIDAMVDVMQPQPDDTITDPACGTGGFLIAAHHYIRENHMRDLSREQRLALGSGKIWGNELVTGTARLAAMNMLLHGIGDADGRSLITVGDALAEQPRRHASLVLANPPFGKKSAITVVGTDGKAEREDISYERDDFRATTTNKQLNFLQHIMSLLEMDGRAAVVLPDNVLFEGGAGEKVRRRLLEEFDLHTILRLPTGIFYAGGVKANVLFFEKKPPRSGGAPNTSKLWVYDFRTAKHFTLKQHPLGRADLDEFVEAYLPGKPRNERVESERFKSFDYEELIARDKVNLDITWMKDPALDDADSLLPPEVIAQEIVEDLQAALSEFAAIAEALGGEVPADIDAISPDEAG